Below is a window of Rutidosis leptorrhynchoides isolate AG116_Rl617_1_P2 unplaced genomic scaffold, CSIRO_AGI_Rlap_v1 contig260, whole genome shotgun sequence DNA.
ttcatGCTTGCTAAGTTATTTTAATTTTCGAAACAACTTTAACTATAATCTCTTTTATTTTTTGGTCTGAGCAAGATAGACTTATCTGAAGAAATTAACGAGCCCTTTTTCTTTACCTATCGATTTTTGTTTGCACCGTTTGTATTTATAATCATTGATTAATTAAAAACTTATATTACAAGGCCAACCTGGCAAAGATGAGTCTATTTGATTCTAAAGTCCTAGATCTGCCAAGACTGAGTTACAACATATACTAATCCTTCTTAATGTACAGGTTTACATCATCTACGCATTTACAGTCTTCTCCTCCTCCTTTAACGTCATTCAGCCCTTTCAATTCAGCTAACAACCTTTGAAATTCGCTTTGAACTTTTCCCACTTCAACTTTAAGCCGTGTTATCTGCATCACAACCCAAATGAAGAAATAGTTCATACACCAAGTAAAAGTAATAAGTGATACGCTAACTTTACTACAGATACTTAACCACAGTGAGTAAACTTACAAGTACCTTCAACTCGAGTCCTTGCTTCCTCTTTTCATGTTCAGAGCATCTGCCGAATGAAAAACCAATGACGATAAGAGAATTAGAGTGCTTGTTTATACGCACAGTTAAGTAGACATGTGGATCAGAAAGCATAAAGTAAAAGAAGTTCAACAGATGCCTACCTTGCAAGAAGTTTCTTGTTTTCTTCAATCAATTTCACAGCTTCTTCGCTCATAGGCTGTTCAAGGAAAAAAGAAAATTCCCAGACGTTCATTAAAGGAAAATTGACAACTAGATTTTGCAATGGTGTTCATTTCACGAGGTGGGAGTGGCTTATATCTGACACAACTTGAACTACAATGAAAATGATCAAATTCATGGCATGCTTCGGTGAATTAAAAGAAAGAAATTCCATCTCTAGTTTTCTTCAGGGTAACAATTGGCATCTTAAGCACAGAATCATTTTGACTTTAATTATATGCTCTAGTAGCACAATCATAAGATATAGTCACAGTTCCTTCTACACGCGCATATAACTCCAGGATCAGGTTAAAATTAGCACGTAGCAAAAACATATCATCAGGTTAAAGGTCATTATTATAGCATTGTATTTGTGAAGCTTCAGATCAAAGGTTTTCTGAACAAACCTGTCTGCCCAAACTCGGCCTAGAAACAGTAACAGTCGGAAAGTTGACAGCCTGCTTCTTCACATTTACACTCTCTAAATTACTTGATTCCTTCCTCTTCCTAAAAGAATCTTTAGCGCCACCAATGACATGTTTGGATGCAACAGGTGGTGAATGCTTTTTCTTGGGCTGGTATCCAATGAGTCCACAATGATAATCCCTGCCAAAGTTGCAATTCATGTGACGGGTGAGTTATACAAATCTGTTTAACTAAAATCATGTACCACTCAAGGAAGCAAAAACAATCAATTATAAATTCATCACAATGTGTTTGAGATACAACTTAACATGAGATCAAAAGCAATAAAGATTTAAGTCAGCAAATATGATTGGCTACTTGAAACTAGAGATTTCAAATTGTATGTGATCCAATGCATTGATGTTAGTAAATTAACCAAAGATGATATCTAATATTCCATGCCACCAACAACATCATTAAAATCCTTGCAAATATTTAACAACAAAAAGAATTTGATAGCTAATGAGAACTCAAGTACAATaagttaaaaataaaaatgtatgaTACCAATACTCCCATGTCATTTCCTTTAAGCGGCCTTCGAGTTTTTGAAGAAGAGAAGTTCTCTCAAAGTCTTGCTTGTTATGATTGGGTTCAACAAAATTTGCTTCAAGAACACCTATGGGAAAGATAAATAATTATTGTTCATGAACAATTTTCCCAAAAGAGCCAAAACTAGTATCTCTCGGTGTTTAGTGATTCCTACCAACTACTCTTCCCCGGCTGTCCGAATAGCTCACCACCGGCCAAAATGGCTGCAAGAGTAAcagaaaggaaatgaccaaaagtCTTTCATGAACAGTATcaaacattaatactaataatactcaaATGGTCGATActcaaaaaagaaaagaaaaagaaaagtccCACACAGTTACAGCTACTGGAAATTAGGAAACTAAAATGGTTTTGAAATTAAAAGTAAGAATAGAGAACCAAAAATGAGGAATTGAAATTTCACAAACAATACACTGTAACCATAAactgaagaaaaaaaataatatcgaAACATCTTTGAAACTGTAATTACCAAAATTAAGCGGTTTTTATGGTACACATTGAAGCCATGCATATTAAGCTTCGGCGCTTCTTTTAGAAAACCAATCGTAGTCACCACCACAGCCTAAAAGTTGACAAGGGAAACGTTATAAGCAATATTAAGAACATAAATGCAAACGTAGCTTGACAAAATGATATTATCCTGTAGAATAATTTCTTCGACCAAGCAGTTACACAATTTTAAACACCAGTTAGAAAAAGAAAAACTGCAAGACAATTTAATACAACCTCCACTCCTCTACCGGTTTGAGGTTTGTACATGATATATTGCATGTATTTGAGATCATCAGCAATATTGTGATGTGCAACAACTTGTCCACGTAGTTCTATTCTAAAACTTTCAGGAACCCGCAAGTACAAAATGGATAGGTATGCCTGAGAAGAAATACAAAGTAAGATTTGAAGAGATCAAAATAATAGTTGTTATATAGACCAGAGATACTATATGGACTTACACGTAGAGAATAATGGTACCGGTTAGCAAGGTATTGCTCATTCACTTCCCTCCATTTAGGTATGGTGTCTACTTTTCTGGTATCCCCATGAATACGAATATCCTGTTACCACCAAATTTGAATAAATAaattgtaaataaataagtaaataaaaattcAAAACACATAATAATCGTTCATTAAATAAAAAAGGGGTTGTGAACCTCAGGGTCTGAATCAAAGTCGAGTTCCAGATTCCCATCGTCATTGACCCATAGATTATAGATGATTATTCTCGTGCCGTGAGAACCGATGTCATCAAACTGCAACCACAATGAAACGAGTAAGATAAAGAACAAGGAGAGCTTTACGCAATGGAGTTTACAGGAAATGAAGATTACATTGAAATGCAAGAGACTGAAATGAGGTAGACGAATTGGACAAAACTAAAACACTTCTTAACTCTTAAGTGTGCCCCAGGTTAGTTTTGAAAAACACTTTTCCCTTCGTGTTGGAGCAATTATAACTTTTAAACTAACAGGAGCTATTCTCTCAAACAATAGAGGGAATGAGTTTTATAAAACAAAAATTAGGTCAGAGAAAAATCTTCAATAAATTCAGAGAGGCCTTGTCAGATCACAACTTATAACATCCTCCTCgacataataattttgaatttcatattttatTCTGTAATTGATGTAGTCAGTAAGTAAATTTCAAATGCATCCATTGACAAATAAAACTGAGTGACCAAACCAGCGGCACTCATAGCGATACATCTCTCAATGAAACAGACTCGATAATCTTGACCTGAGTAAAGAGTGAAAACTGAAATGGCAGAAAGAAGGAATCACTCCAAGGCAGAGGCTCGTGGTTCATAAGTTCCCAAGCCAAAgggtgccaaaaaaaaaaaaagaaaaataggcTTACTTGCTTTAGAAGCTCCTCTTCTGTTGCGTATGGAGACCACTGCAACAACAGGGAAAGATTGGACGTGACGTGTTCTTTACCATGGAGCACTTTCAATGTGCCACTCACTGTATCAAATTCGTAGTCTACCTGCATGAGAAATTTTATTACAAAAGAAGGAACAATATGAAAAAAGAAATGTCTACACACAGGAAAAGGGACTAACCATTGGTACTACTATTCTGTCATGCCCCGTCTGTGTCAAGAATGAGTAAGAGAGCAGACCAATACTTTGAGTCAACACTCTGCTCATGAAATATATTAGAAGGAATGAGATCATCGGAACAAAAGGAGTGAGAATTTAGAAAATAGTTCGAACGAAAGGAGAGTAAGAGTTTGAGCCTGAACGACATGTACTGAGGCAGAAACAAGTCCAAGAAAAAGACTGATTCTGAACATAATTGACTCATGCCAAGTGACACAAACTCAATGTGACAGGTGACATAAAACAACGCAATTTTTGCTCAAGAAACACATAATTTGGCCAAGATAGCAAACAAAGTGAAGTGTACGGTTGGAGGGCGAGGATAATTAAGTAGGCAAGTATCAAGCCATGTCAGAGTAGCGACGTGTACCATGTTTTCCACTAAAAGTCCAGTGAGATTGCCATTGCTCGAAATTCCAGTGCTCACTCCAGGCTACGTAAGTTAGGGCAAACCTAAATCATATTGGTTCTAAGGTTGCTACGCATGGTGGATCTTTGTCATTCTAATTGCAACGTATGAGACTAAAATCGACATCAACTGAATGAACTTGCATGTTTAAACACAAGCTAGTTATTGGGTGCGGGCTATCCTAAGGTCAAACTGCTAGTTAAACAACTGAGCCAAATAGCAGTAAGTAAGGTTAGACTTGGTTGGTCGTGGTCTCCACTAAAAAAAGGGTCTTTTCCACCTTCTTTTTGAAAGTGAAGAAATAGCTCAACAGTTATCAACAAGTCAAAAATTAATGCTTGAACTGAATGTAAATGTAAAATTTGAAAACTTATTATCAAACCTCTCATTTATGTGCCTGCTGAAGACAATAACATCTGCTCCAAGTCTCATAGTGCTGGTCTTAAAGCCATTGCCATCTGAAAGGCCACAAATTAAGCAATAAAGATGGGAAGAAAACTGGAAAAACAAACACTTCTAACAATAAATACATTGAACATTACATCGTCCAACAGCCGACTGTGATTTCTTATCCGAAAACCCAAAACTCATGCAGCGCCGCATTGCTTCAGGATCCATTCCGCTGCCATCATCTGACCTCAAATCATCAAAGTTATGCATAAAAAATGTTACATAATATCATCGCATCTCCTTAAGTCACATAGTCAAACACAACAATGCCCAAAAGAAACCTCCTCCCAAAAGGTGTTTAGAATTAAAGAAGGACAAACCTTGAATTAACAGTGCTCGACTTCCATCCCTTGGATTGATGGTTTTATCTACAATCACAAAACTGGCCCCGTTGTGGATCTGTTCAATAGAAAAAACAGAATGTGAAGTGCAAACAAGACTGCAAGTCTCTCAAACAGTATTTTCATATCATAGGTtgcaataataataacaaaaattcaGGCACATAGAATAATCTTGGCAAAATAGTAGTAGTGCTGTACCTGACACATGCTAAAAATACTAGTTCAAATTGAACTCAAAAAGCAGTTTATGTTTagaccacaaaaaaaaaaaaagaagtaaaAGTTCCACCTTAGATAACTTACACACGGATAATACTTAAACTTGCTTTGAAGTTTCACAAGTGTCATCAAAAATCGTTACCTTGACTTGTAAAAGTTGTTAAAAATTATTTTCTTTAAATAACAGATTATATCACATTaaacataaaaaataaataaataaatgcacCTCCATGTCTTTTAGCCTTTGCAACACTAaaaaataataactaaattataGAGAAACTATGAGGTATTAAATTTACCTCATCAAATGAATTGTCAATCAACTCTGCTATGGCTGGAAACAAAATGAGCATTTCAAGTTAATGTTGAACGGAATAAAGAGGGGGGAAAAAAACTTTATTTCAACAGATAGAAAAAGAAAGGACTGAGCTTTTGTGCATACCACCAAAGGCCCACTTATGTGAAGTGGCATTTGAATGGAGAAACATAGGATGTACATGTAGATAATTTTTTCCATCTATGATTAAACAAAATGAAACAGGATCAAGTTAGAGAAAGCTGAACAAGTAGCAATCAACAAAGTTTAATAGAACATCGGAAACAACTGCCACGCCTAACTCAAAAGACCCAGCATGAAAAATAGATAGCAGAATGAACAAAAAACATGATGACCCTAAATAAGATTAGATAAACTATTGAAAAAAGTAGAACCTAATTAGTGGTGACTGTACTCAGAAAGTTAAAAGAACCTCTCTCTTCAATCAATTTTATCATTGTCAAAGTGCACACTTTGATGTGAGGCCTTTGAAGCAAGATCATCATTGTAGTTCCCAGCTTTCCAAAATTGGCGGCATATTGGTGGAGGACACGTTGGTAATGAAGAAGAAACTACTGCATCATCCGCTGGAGACTGCCCCTGTTCCAGAACACTAGTGCCACTTTGACAACTGCTAACAGCATTTGAATTATCTCGAGCATTCTGGTCATTTCGTCGCATTACAGCTTCAATTGAGCCTGGCTCGTCTTTCTCAGCTTTTACTTCCACCCTCCCAAGTTCATCATTATAACAAGAATCAACAATGTCCTTATGCCCCATCTTCAAACCCTGTCAAACAAAAAAGGGAAAAACACAAGAAAGAATAAGAGCCTGTTTGCCCAGCTTCTGCTTCTAATAAAAATGAGTTTCCAAGTAGAGTTGTAAAAAGCTAGTTTTGTGTTTGGCACTGGCAATGAAATAAAAAGTACTATTGTTAAAAAAATTACTAAAAGTGACATATCATATCTATTAAATAAATCTATGTGgtcatttttttaataatatgaCAACTAAATTCTAAATTTTTGTTTATGCCGTATAATATAATTGAGAACATCTTATATTAAAGGAAACTAACAAGTGCAATAAAATTAAATGAAAAATAAACAGTACAATTCAGGCCATCTGACAATGTAAATTTAGAGTCTTCAACGAAAAAATTAAATATCAAACACAGTGGAGTATATAATTTTTCCAACAGTACCAATGAATCATTCCATTAATTTTTCATTCACTCAACTGACAACACAGCTTCAACCATCATAACCACAAAGAAAAAACAAACCCAACAAGCATCTGGAAGAAGCAAATGAGCTTGATCTCCAGTTTCAAACACGAAAGGTTTCTTATAGTGGGAACATATCTCAGAGCTCATTCAGTAGCTAGACTCGGAACTCAGAAAAAAACTTCCAACTAAGACAGCAAAAGCACTCGGCTATATAACTAAGCTGCTACATATGCAGGTGGGAAAATTTTTACCTAAAACCAATGCCTCTCTTTCATTACAAGatcacataaaataaaataaaattccaAATCACAGTTTGGTAGAACATATCCACTAGACAATGTTTCTAAAGACCAAATATCACCTACCATAACCACTACACATTGAAATCTTCCGTTGAATTCTCAGACAACATGATTTCCAGTTATGTCCTCCACAATAAACATAAACCCTCTGTTTTAATCTCCATTAGAAAAAAATACTCCTAATTTTCTCCAACGTTTAGCTAAACAACATGAAGGCACTAGGTGTAAACTATTGCCAATTCTCTCAGGATTTAGCTGAACTAAAAATGGGACCGCATCTACGAAAGGAAGCAAAACACGAATGTAAATTTAACGACGCCTACTGAAATAAGATTTGAGAAAATCAAATAGCGGGAACCGCAGAATGAAGAACAAaaccaaatggagaaagagaagaTTTGAAATACATGGAGTGCCCTCATTGGGTTACAGGAGGAAATTTGATGGAGGACGCTCCAATCATAAACACTGTTACAGGAGATATTCTATGAATGTCGGGACAGACAAGTAAGACACCTCAACAGACATTCAACTAATAATCAGAACACTTATTCAATTATATTGGACTTGTGTCGTCTACAAGAAATGTAAACAAAGTTATTCCCAGTTTTGTTAAGCCAAGTCAGCATACTTTCAACTAATAATCAGAATACTTATTCCCAGTTTTGTTAAGCCAAGGATGTTCGCACAGACAAGGAAAACACCAGAATAAGCAAAATAACCATCACGCAACGAGTTTCATCGCATATAATTTACAATGTGAGCTTCAGCACTTGAAATGTAGTCAAAAGATTAACAAAGTGACATTTAAATTCCAGAAAAGAAAGAGAGAAATGTAATCCAACCTCAATCGTCAAATTTGCAATGAATGGTGGGTCATGTACGGAAATGTCAATCAACCCCAACTGAACCGACAATTGTTTTCGAAGGTCGTTGCAGCAGTAAGAACGAAGAGATAGCAACCAAGTGAAGAAGAGAAGACGATGATTAGGTCTGGTTTTCCCCCTTTTCTGTACCTTTTTGTCTAAATAACAGTCCCTTCTTTGTCATTAAAACACACACGTTTTCAGAGGAGATCCCTATATTTAAAAGAAATACATTTCCTGGTCCCTGTATTAATTTGCGTGAAATCTCGCTGACGACACCATGCTTTGGTTCGGCTCGGCTCGTTTTTTGTGGGCCAGTTCGGTTCGAGTCCAACCGGCA
It encodes the following:
- the LOC139882371 gene encoding protein MICRORCHIDIA 6-like, which produces MSSEICSHYKKPFVFETGDQAHLLLPDACWGLKMGHKDIVDSCYNDELGRVEVKAEKDEPGSIEAVMRRNDQNARDNSNAVSSCQSGTSVLEQGQSPADDAVVSSSLPTCPPPICRQFWKAGNYNDDLASKASHQNGKNYLHVHPMFLHSNATSHKWAFGAIAELIDNSFDEIHNGASFVIVDKTINPRDGSRALLIQDDGSGMDPEAMRRCMSFGFSDKKSQSAVGRYGNGFKTSTMRLGADVIVFSRHINERVLTQSIGLLSYSFLTQTGHDRIVVPMVDYEFDTVSGTLKVLHGKEHVTSNLSLLLQWSPYATEEELLKQFDDIGSHGTRIIIYNLWVNDDGNLELDFDSDPEDIRIHGDTRKVDTIPKWREVNEQYLANRYHYSLRAYLSILYLRVPESFRIELRGQVVAHHNIADDLKYMQYIMYKPQTGRGVEAVVVTTIGFLKEAPKLNMHGFNVYHKNRLILPFWPVVSYSDSRGRVVGVLEANFVEPNHNKQDFERTSLLQKLEGRLKEMTWEYWDYHCGLIGYQPKKKHSPPVASKHVIGGAKDSFRKRKESSNLESVNVKKQAVNFPTVTVSRPSLGRQPMSEEAVKLIEENKKLLARCSEHEKRKQGLELKITRLKVEVGKVQSEFQRLLAELKGLNDVKGGGEDCKCVDDVNLYIKKD